Genomic segment of Apium graveolens cultivar Ventura chromosome 7, ASM990537v1, whole genome shotgun sequence:
TTGCGACCAGGAAAAAAAGCATAAATATTAGACATCCTGTCAATGCCAGAAAAGTGACTGTTCCCACCTGCACAAGTTGCAAAAAATCAAAACAGGGAAAGTGAGGAGTTAAAATGCCAAACTCCAACAAACCAAATGAAGAAATAATTAGTCAAACTCAAATCCTCATTAACAGGGCCGGATGACTATATGGGCCAAGTAAAGTTCAAAAGTTAACTAACAGTGACGTAAACGGTTCATTATGAATGGAAATGTGGCTACTGGTTAGTTAAGATGAACTGAGATGGACATGAAATATTTTGTCAGCCAAGATGTTGACATTTATGTATGATTTACAGATTATCAATCTCCGCTCATTACATTACCACATTCTGTTACATCTTATTTTTTCCTTCTGAAACACCATCTTTTAAATATTCATACTCCTACTCTAGATATTTTCAACTTCATTCGTCCCTTCCACCTCCAATTTCTTCGCCAATCTCCTTACATTTAATTTACACCACCAACCTAACAAAAACTCCAAGAATCCTCAATAGGTACCATGTAGTTTAATCTAGCCAGCACATATTCTTTCAAATGTTAAGAGTTTACAACATGTAAGCAAGCATTCTTACAAATATTACCATTTCCCCAAATATTCCCAGGGAAATTTCAAAGATGAATCCATTCAGATGGTCAAGTGTCTTATTCACCAACTAAACATTTTCTTAGAACATTGTTGAACTGGCCAAGGTGAACGACAACTTTATGAAAAATTTCGAGTGTCATTCCTCCTCTAATCCTAAACAGCAACTAATAATCACCATGTAAACTTGATTCTATCTACACACCAGAAATTTCCTATATTTGGATACATAAATAGAGAGAGGAAGAGGAGAATAGAGACATATCAGAATTTGCCGAGAGAATTAGAGAAAGACAGCAGCAGTAGAAGGCTCAAGTAAAAATAGGAGAAAGTTGGTGCAAATAGATTCCTTTTCGTACATACAAATCTTAACTGAATAACAAGAACAAGCTAAGCTAGTATATATGAGTAACTCAATCAACCATTTTGACTTCTCTAGTGAATTGTATTTGTTATCATTGACTTCCAAGTTATTATAATGACAATGACTCTCCTGATGCTTTACCACCTCACTTAAATACGTGTGGATGAAGTACTGGCAAGAAGGCAGAGTCCGGACCTCCACCACCCCATCCCCTCCCCCACAAAAAAAATGAGCCATGTTCTCGCTTGTTGATGAggatatattcatcaacaatatGGGGCTACCTAATACTAATAACAAGCATTATACATATTTCCAGTAAATTTTTTATGTGTGGCTCTCAAGTTCTATAAATGTGGAACATAGAGAAGCAATATTGCTATGCACTTGGGTGAAACAGCTTTATAGCCTACCCTGCCGAAAGTCCTAATGTAACTATTTTAGATATATTTTAAcccaaattaaaattttataaattatcttcctaaactttttttaaataatttgtatTCCTCTATATCTACCTATGTTCCATGGTCGAAATTAATCATATTGTGCATAGAAATCACTGAAAGAGAGATATTGCTGGTCAGATTCATGTTGGCAATGTCACCACTCACAACCTTTATGCTTCTAGTGTAGCCTTTTGCGCAAGCCCCAGCGACCACAAAAGAATCAAGAGAGAAAGTAAGTTAATGCTATTATGTGACTGTAAGTATGGAAGTCGATGAACCAGGGGAAGTGACTTTCAGCTACGTGCTTTTATTGTTTACAGTGTGCACTTATTCACCACTCAGTGTTGCAGTTCATTCCTTTCCTACTGTTAAAATTTCATATCTCTGTAGGAACCTTTTTTGATTGTATGAGGTAATATTAGAACATTTTGTTGAGTAATTTCTTTAACCCAAATCCAAAAGTAAAACCTGAAGATCATATTTGACTGGACACATTTCATATGTCCAACCTCAAATAATCTATGTCACGTTCAAAAACTTAACCTTATTCCTCAATTGTGATAAAATAACCACAGGAGATGCAACGAACTCTAAAGAATCCAACACCTCCAAGGTAGTTAGTATGACCGCAACTCTTAAAGTGACAACAAAGTTGCAGCTCATGACAGGATTTTAGAAGATCATTAATCCTCCCATAAAACTATCAGTTTTGAACTATTGAGAAAGGCGAGCAGCGAAACTGACAGGCGCAGAGCCCTTACGCTGATTCTTACACACACATACCTACACCGAGACTCAAACACTCAGCCTATTGTCACCAAAGGAAAAGGTTTATCCATAATGTTACATACCAAGGATTATGCATTACGTCCTTCATCATATGCCAGATGAAAGAAAAAACCGAATATGCATAGTAAGAATCTGGACTTTCGGGAAATCTCTGACACGATTTCAAACACAACTCGTTTACCAATTGACACAATTTACCAAGAGATACACAACACAATCGACCCGAATGTACATAAAGTGACTTCCACATCCAACATTTTAATTCATTTCCACAAACATAATCATTTCTACCAAATTTCAGTACTTTCCTTAAATACACCAAATTCAACACATTTACGAAAAAACAAAACATTCCAAtataaatcaacaaatcaaaagAATTCTAACAAACATAAAACCGACAATGCACAACACATAAACCTCAATAACCAAATATCCGCAAAACATATCAATTTATCTagattattcatttatcgagattATTAAATCACTGAAGCTCACCGAAACAACAAGAAGCGAACGGAGAGCAGTGCCTTGACGAGTCCACAAGAGAACACGGCGACCAGTATTTCTAGAAGCGTCTGGAAGCAACGGCCAGTTACGAGATGCCGTCGTTTTGATACGATTAACGAAACTTGTTGTTTCTAATTCGTGTGGAAACAAAATGTGATTAATGACGTCATCAAACAGTGAGTAGAGTGTGATTTGATCTTcattgatgttaggtttagatTGGGATGAGTGTTCTTCGTCATCTATAATGACGCCGTTAAGTCTTTCAGTTGGATCGCCGTTAATATTATCGGCGGAATCGACGCCGTTAAGTGTGGAATCGTCTACTGCTGCCATGGTATTTTTTATACAGTGATATTATTAGGAAATTAAGCTTCAAGTACAAGTATCGGTAATGGTTGTGGAACAGATCAGAGAAGGCGCTAACAAATAAAAAATATCTTTAtatcttttaaaaaataaattggtgttttgtcactttatttaaaaataaataaattaaataggGAACATGGATAACAAAATTTATTGGTAGAGAGCGCAACAGCCTTGTATTTGACTAAATGGACATGTGTTTtttatttaattcaaaaaataaaaaagaatggACAGGTGCTGATGTGGTGCATACAAATGCAATCATACATTGTTTGGGTTttaagaaataaaataaaattaggaGAAGAAGTCTGAGTAAATAACATTCTCTTGCAATTTTGTGTTAAAAAATGTCATATGTATCCAATTGAATACAAAAGTTTTTATTGAAATGGTACAGGGATCCATGTGCATTTGACAcccataattttttttaaaagaaaatgatACTACCTCCCTCCCAACGGGATATATACGTGTACTGTTGGCatatatttcgagaattttataaaatatagcttcataatatttttttcaaattgtttttgaataaaaatttaaacatacaatttttattcaaaaaaaaattaaaaaaaattatggaaTTATGCCTTAAACGAATATTAAAAAGCGTGTCAAAAAGTGATGTATAGAATTAAATGAGACAGAGAGACAGGGAGGAACACAGTAATTGAATATAAAAACTTTGTCCGGTATTCGAGTAATGTTAAACGTATTTAGATTCAGatatgtcctatatgaacaagATCATAGACTTAGTTTTGTCTCCACCTCTTTTTACATTatacatcaaattttatatttttagttgAAATATTTGGGCACTTTTTATATATTGTACACATACACACTCAAGCCGGGAGTTTTTCAGGAAACATCATCTTCATTCATCAGAATGCAGGAAACATCATCTTCATTCATCTGAATGAAGGGAAGACTGCGTACATCTTACCCTCTTCAGAAGCGGGTATATTTGGTTTGATTTAAAATGCTAACAAACTCGGAGGAGAAGTTAAAATCTGCCGGGGCGTTAATATATTTGAACAATTTAGCTAACAAGGTAAATGAGCCTTCAAATATGCCATTTCGTTCGTTTGCCTTTTAACACTTAATtgtatctatactatactattataagcagaaTACCCTCTATTTGGTAGTCGATTGCTCGATACAGTTATTTGGtacgacaaataacaaccgtcagatctaaaatcagatagatgagaaccgttggatgcagtaataaatattattatattaatattaaactgCTCTCATAAATTCAGGATTTTAATCTCACCAacagcttattatatttaaactgttatattctttattttaacaatttctacaTGTTCAGGGCTCGATTCCTGTGAataacatattatattatattatttattttcagtaaAGTCTCAAATTATCACAAAACATCATCTATTTGGTAGTCAGTTGTTCGGTACAGTCGTTTAATACGACAAATAACAAGCATCAGATCTAAAGTCAGATAGATGGGAACCGTtggatgcaataataaaataatattatattaatatttaaattgcTCTAATGGATCTAAAGTTCGAACCCCGTCAAcaacttattatatttaaacttttatattctttattttaacaatttccaTAGGTTGAGAGCTTGAGTCCCATGAAcaacatataatattatattatttattttcagtcaagtctcaaattatcacaCAACATTTATTATTAGAACTTATTAtgttcttcaatttatttttcaactattgaaaatatatatcaaaatataataatttaaagatataattatattattaaaaatcattCAAGTGTTAAAAGCAATATGTACATCGCACGGGTCATAGGCTagtatattataatagacgaaatattaaaaatttgatagtcggtcggtcggtacttgctgaaattacttaattaccctcacttaattattttaattctaattatttggtcgatcaattctaattttaattgatattaaagtaaATTTACTCTGttactttaccaatttcaattttattttatatcgaactctatatcattataatttatattaaattcaactttttctaccaatttatattttaattcatatcgagttttatattattctaatttgttattttgggctaaattaaatttaagcaaactaaatataattattaagatttagttgatatatcatgtgaatcaggttaagataaaataataatactatctatcatcctaaaaaattatactaatgaaattggataaacaaaataatatattttatttatccaagattaaaaaaatacattatacaattgattcagactaacacaaaactaaaataaaaatacaattcaaccaataaaaataaaatcatatatactaattattcagtctaaaacaaaattatcttattgatcaaaattgaaattaaactaaaaataattaatttgatttggtcggtgtattgagtatcgggctaaaataaaataatgtaaaccactgatccgagataaatcaaattaatactagactaagtataattcgtatcacattgatgtgaactaaaaagtcaaattttaattaaaacataaatattttttcttaaaatacacatacaattatcaataaaactatatcgttaatattgtctttttcaaatatcttttatagaataataattaatcgattaagtaatcaacatgctaaaataatattttgtacGGTCCGAACATAACGAagatattatatttttaccctcaataaaatgATAATTTTGTTATAATAACAATTCTCCTTACCaatgctatcactttaaataagtttaaatttTCTATAAATTTATGAACATATATGTTTACAAATATAATTATTttgaagtcatatcatttaaagttttaaatgaacaaaattaagaattcaattcaaatttttttaaaaaaattaatataatattaaaaaaatggaAAATGCTAGGGGTACCAAATTGATTCCCAAAAATGTTACAAAATGCCACATGTAAGGGTTTTATTGGCTATATGAAAATGGACCCCTGCATTTACATCAAAAACaccaataaaataattttatactGCCACACTTCATTTTATAACAATTTTTTGTTCCTCTAGTATTACTCTAAAAAAATATGTGCTATGCCTGCATAGGGGGTTTTAAGCTAGTCAttttataaaaaagaaaaaaagaagaagttaTATACACAGTTTGACACGGTTAGAATTACTTTTTAAGTTAATCGTCTGTACCAGTACCAGGTCTGCGAATTTAACATAAAAAAAAAAACTGATTCTTTGAGGTTCATGTTTCATTTTCACTTGGTTATGCGATCAAACATTTTAACAAACATAGTCTGCAGTAGACATACAAGAGTTAAGGAATGTGGCAAAAACTTGAAACCTAAGCATTCTTCATTGATAGGTTTATGCTCAAGTAATAATCCAAGTAATTAATTGCATGGCATGGCATGGGCCTGCAATTTGAAAGGTCACCTTCCATGCACCCTTGGTTACCTAACGGCTAACGACCTTGACAAGAAACACATTAATCAACGCCAAAACCATGAATTTTTGAATGATTAAATACATCCCTCTGGTTAGAAATCATGTTAATATTAATCTCAACGGCTTAAACTTGAAAACCAAGCATCTGTCTTAATCTGTTGGTTAACATAAATCCGAAACATGACCAAACTATCTGACAGGTAATTAGTCAAGATGTACGTCTCCTATATATGCAAATGCAATGGTGTCTATGTCAGTGCCTTGATAACAAGCGGGCCAAGATATGCTCAGAAATGAAAGTTTACCATCCCACTCCGTTGTCAACAGTTGGTGAAGTTGTCACTGTTCGGCTCTCTTTTTCCTTTTACCCTTCTAAACAACCCTAAATACACTCTGCGTATGCCGTATGCTGGTGTCAGCTTCACTCACATTGTTCCACTTCACAAACTTGCCATACAAATTTGTAAATTGCGTAAGTATGTCACATAGTATACAGCCAATTAGTACACCACAACCAAAATAGCCAGTGATAAGCAATTACCAGTGTTGAAAGCAGCTGTAGCCAAACCGGAATCCAGCATAAGCCTGTTTCATAAGAATACGCCTAGGCAGTAGTGGAATCATAGCTCTAATAAACTTGGGACTACATTATTTTCTACAGTGTATTCAATATATCTTTCACCAGTTTTTAGAATAAAATCGGTAGCACCTTTAGTTTTAGTCATTTGTAAACTGTTGATCTAAAAATTTTATGTACCAGTTACTATGACAAACATTTTTAAACTTGATTAAAATTTATATATGATGGTTAAATTATCCAAACATAAAAAAAAAACTTTTGTTCTTTCTTACCCTGCCGCCCAATTAACCTGAACATGAATTTAAGAATAATGGTATATTTATCGAAACTGGTATATTCTTGGAGCCCTGAAGCTCAACCTTTTCCAGCTAAAACATGCATTTGAAGgatatttttcttaatttttttgaACTGATTGAAATTAAATTTAAGCTGAAGCTTGTAATGGAGGCAAATCTTTCAAATAATAATACACCACACAGTTCTACTCTCTGGTTGTATGCAGTAACAATGTAACATTGTCATGCCATCAATATATAGAATTAGCTAATTCATTCTTGATATGTATCATTTATAAATTACAAGTAACAATGAAAATCGTAATGGAATTAATACCAAATTAGATTAGTGGAGAACTGGCCAAAAGTAAATACATAATTAACAAGTGAAGGACTTTAGAATGTAGCATGATTGAAGGAGAGGTTTGATCAGAATGTTTGGTGAAAGAGAGCATGCAAATTTCTGAAAGTGTTGGTGATATAGCAACAAAATTAAAAGTTTAAACAGAACAGAAAGTTACAAATCTCCAAACTTAATTAATCAGTCTGATGCATCTTGCATGTGTATAAATAAACCACCCTTAATCTCTCATAATGCATTCCTAATTAATAACTTAAACTCGCCTCTCCCACCATATCATATTAGTCATGCTGAGCCCAAACAGCAAACAAAATGTTCACAAGGTTCATTACATTGTACTACTCCAGTTAAAATTAGTTTTTTCTTCTTATATATATAAAGTGCGTGCGTTGAGAATATTGCTAGTTTCTAACTACTACTCCTTTTTGTTTTTTTGGTTTCAGTCTGTTAAGAATAATTCTCAATTTACACTTCATCAAACCAGTACCCCTAGAAATGGGAGATCGGCTATACCTCAACAGGCTATGAAAAATCATTCTGGGGTATACATTTGCAATTTTCGATCTACAATTTCAGGCATAAATTAAGTAGTTACCATGGAAAAATCGCTTTTTTCCTCATTCTTGACAATGAAATTCGAGAAGTGTGCTGCACTAGAATTGTGAATAGACGATATTCTTATGAGTTGTAGAGTATTGATTTAGCTTCTCGCTTCTTTGAAATGCACAACTTGTTTCTTTTCTTATTGGCATGAAGAGCTCAGTCTGAAACATACGCAACTTTACACCTCCTCCCTCCAAATACCAGACGCACAATGCAAAAATATGCTTTCTCTTTTCtaattttcatgatataaattATAGTTGTAATTAGTGTTAATGCTGATTATTTACTCTGTGTCATACATTATCTCCATGCCATCCCACTAACAAAATTATGGTCTTATCTGAAATGCGGTGGATGTTATATAACAAAAAAACTACTAAGAGATGAAAATGATCATATGCAGGTTGTTCAAAAGCACGTCACAAAAGAACATACTAAACCAGTAGATTTCAGACTCCACACTCAGCAAAGAGCTGTCAGTCGGGCGATCTATAACTACACTGTAAGTGTTCACCAAATTTTTCTTCCTTGCAGGGCAGGGCTAAGAATTAAAAAGACGTTGGTCCAACATGCCTACacaacaaaataaaaatttatttatataaatcataaaatcaagaaaccagcCATCAACCTTTAATAATTATATTGCAATATATCGAGATCAACAGTACTTATCAGCATTCTTAAAAATTCGATAATGGTTTTACAGGTTGCCACTAAACTATACATCATGGAGCGACAAAAGAAACAAGTCGAGAAATTGCAGAAGGCATGTAACTTTTCCATTTTATGTTTTTGTTTTAAGTATAGAACTGAATTAAACATAGAACAGAGATCATTAAACTGCAGATGATCGAAGAAGAAGAAGTTAAAATGTTGAGAAAAGAGATGGTACCTAAAGCTCAGTTGATGCCTCGATTCAATAAACCTTTTCACCCACAAAGGTAATGTAGATTTCTGCAGTTAAACTGCAATGATGTTCTTTTTCTTGTTCTCAGACAGTAATATCATGACATTGACAGATCAACGAGGCCTTTGACAATTCCAAAGGAACCGAGAATGATGAGTGACAAATGCTCCAGCCGCTTCTCCTTCTACAATCTTTTCAGCCTTCGATATAATGAAGCACATTAAGTTGATTATTCATGGTTCATGAAGAAAGCTAATTTTGGTTACTTTTTTTGCCAATATGTTGCATGCATGTTTCATGTCATCAAGTACATAGATTTTTCTGCAATGTAAATGTTTAGTGGATGATAGGACTTGGCAATTCCAAATAAAATAATCTGATATTCATTAATCATATAACTGCGCCCTCTCAATGATTCAAGCAAAGCAATAATATAGCACTGCATTTTATTTAAAGTGTTTGGTCCAGAGGAATGAAACTAAACATATTTGGGAAATGTAACTTATCACTTAAATACTTCCTATATGCACCcttgtttttattattataaattgtaaaatataattttaatatattaatgtTGGGATTCCAACCTTATATCCCTTGTATAATACTTTTACAATGTATCGCggttatttttatcattatatattataaattttattttaatatattactGGTAGGATTCAAACCATATACTtcttttataataatttttaagattATATCTAATGATTCTCATCAGTTTGATCTAATGGCTCTGGATTGAATGATCAAGGATCGACAACCAAACTTTTTTTAGAAAATGGTATTTATTAATTGGAAGGATGATCATACAATAAACTCTCCAACACACAATGCGGAGGAGAGATAAATAAATTAAAGGAATCTAACAAACAGGGAATCCTAGCCAAATTATGAGCTACCCTATTTGCCTGCTTCTTAACATGATTAAAAATCAAATCATTACGACCCTGCAAATTTTTAATGTTTTGTCTTTAATATAGAGATATAGATAAGTAATATAAGTGTCCGTTCaagaaatcttaaaataagtaattcatgatttaaatttaaaaaatgacTTATACATGATAAGCAAATAATTATAGAACAAATGACCAAAATACCTCTTTTTAGATATCCTTTTTGCCCAAAATACTCATTCTAAAAAAAGTGTCCAAAATACTAATCAGATACTACACTCACACTGGAGTATCAGAATAATACGTCACTTTTAATGGAGTATCAGGAACTCCTTTTCCAATGGAGTatcacttttatttttaaaaaaaaaatattttaaaagataaaaataaaattttaaaagataaaaataaaattttaaaattttagatgataCTCCACTGACAAAGGAGTATCTCAGATGTTACTCCACTGACAAAGGAGTATATAGGTCGATACTCCACTGACAAAGGACATCCTGATACTCATGTCTGACACTCCACAAAAAATGGAGTATCTGGTAGGTATTTTGGACAACTTAAAATTATGGTGGGTATTTTGGtcgattattatttaaaaatggttATTTAGGTTTTTCACCCTATATTATAAGTAATATAAGTTTTAAATAATTCTACTTATAAGTCATATTTTTTTACTtattaaatgaactaaaataaataatatttaaatataattatcttaatttgtgaattttagattagattaatatttaacatatatattttagacataaatttaattaaaaaacgAAAAATCAATATAAATTTAAGAAAACATTGTCgttattaatatttaatttatcaGTTTATAAATTGTAAACTCGATTTATAAATTAGATCGATAAACACTCGTCGAGATAAACCTTGTAAGCGACGGCCAAACAAGCCCATCATCTCAAACTGGACTGCTTAAATTATAGTTTAGTTGATTAGGAAACGAATAggagaaaaaaaaaatcaaaattttgaaAGTTCTGTCTTCTTATACTTAAATctcattaaaaaaattaattcatTCACCCAAATAAAAAAACATAAAGGGGTTACCCAAAGCTTGAATTTACAATTACTTAAGAAAATTAAACATTCGAATAAATTTGTTCATATGCATAACTTATATTCAACTCCAAAATTGTAATGCTCATTTGATTTGTCCACGAAATAAACTACTCAATAAAACATATTCTGAAAACATTGTACCCGGTGCGTACAAATACGTAAACTTGGAATGTGATTAATCCTTTCATATATTTTAGTCCCATTTCCTGGAAGTCTAATTTTTTGAAACCCCAAATAATGTACCATGTGATGCATGAGAGACAGCgttttttttgccaaatttaaaTCAGATTTCATTATTAATTTGAAAGAGATTCAATCGGGACAAACCCCAACtgatcatgcaaccaggttgaaaaacaaatagagctaaataattagtcattttgtttccggattgcttaacaaactgaatacaaatattctgaaaattaaaaataaaggtAATGGTTTCCCGGGCAATCCAGGATGCATCTCCCCCGAAAATAGCAGcttcacaattgaccctcacattaattcgattgatagtgcaatgttcagaggactcagttgcaacaactgagtttagaggcctcatgttatgaacaaatattttttgtgagAGATAAGCACATGTGATTTTCACCACCGTTCCAAGCGCACCCCAGTTATCTACCTGCCGGACAACAGCTATAGACctgccgaaagtgttgttgatgcgagaTATCGAGATCTCCCAATGCACCATCAAATTCATTTTCAACACAACCACTACATCGCACAAAGCGAGACACATCGCATAAAGCGAGACAATCATACACAAATAATAACTTAAACTGAACAATACGAAAAAaacccaaaattcaaaaatctcagaattaacaacaaattgtaatatgttgttaggcgagagattttgaatccaaaaactgaattttattataaaatccaaactcttaccttagtagatctgaaaactaaagtgAAGTACTATAATGGATTTTTCGAGTTTTGTGAAACAAATCTCGATTTTATTGAGAAAAATGTAAATAAAaggagaagatgaagatgaatatggaGGTAGAGATGGGTAGAAAGGGTGAAAAGGGAGGTTGGGCGGTTAGGGTTAGGATGAGGTGAATACATGACTGCCGACTCTCATGCGAGAGAGAAAGGGTTTACTTTTTCATAAAATAGCCAAGTGCTAAGAGATAACATTTCAGGTTCACTTTTGATTCTCGCTGAGGGACAAGcctagttttttttaaaaaaataatgtatGAGAAGAAAATGTTAGAGTTATCCAGTGTTTTATCTAGTTTTTAAGCTGATTTTGGTGTTTTCTTAATTACATTCTTGTTATTAAGATAAAATTCCATAATTTAAATGGCTCTTTAGAGTATATTTAATCTTTCAACGAGTTAGAATTG
This window contains:
- the LOC141670622 gene encoding uncharacterized protein LOC141670622; its protein translation is MAAVDDSTLNGVDSADNINGDPTERLNGVIIDDEEHSSQSKPNINEDQITLYSLFDDVINHILFPHELETTSFVNRIKTTASRNWPLLPDASRNTGRRVLLWTRQGTALRSLLVVSVGTVTFLALTGCLIFMLFFLVATMNAVVISFLLSIAAAGVFLAFFFTCVAAVYVGALFIAAFVISTATISTIIAVIFVAGWVGFIYSMWLLIKKSVDLASHSLNVGSALPVFSSARNAQTYHELHEVSD
- the LOC141672669 gene encoding microtubule-destabilizing protein 60-like isoform X2; the protein is MLSPNSKQNVHKSVKNNSQFTLHQTSTPRNGRSAIPQQAMKNHSGVVQKHVTKEHTKPVDFRLHTQQRAVSRAIYNYTVATKLYIMERQKKQVEKLQKMIEEEEVKMLRKEMVPKAQLMPRFNKPFHPQRSTRPLTIPKEPRMMSDKCSSRFSFYNLFSLRYNEAH
- the LOC141672669 gene encoding microtubule-destabilizing protein 60-like isoform X1, translated to MLSPNSKQNVHKVHYISVKNNSQFTLHQTSTPRNGRSAIPQQAMKNHSGVVQKHVTKEHTKPVDFRLHTQQRAVSRAIYNYTVATKLYIMERQKKQVEKLQKMIEEEEVKMLRKEMVPKAQLMPRFNKPFHPQRSTRPLTIPKEPRMMSDKCSSRFSFYNLFSLRYNEAH